One stretch of Glycine soja cultivar W05 chromosome 7, ASM419377v2, whole genome shotgun sequence DNA includes these proteins:
- the LOC114418697 gene encoding ATP-dependent RNA helicase DOB1-like, producing MSGRAGRRGIDERGICILMVDEKMEPSTAKNMVKGVADSLNSGFRESLDQLIQSYVERQGRAPIDWDLHQKLPTPTPASKLDWIEFEPEYLVEFDNPDIDEKEPIPLRDALEKAKPFLMSYEGIQSQEVWEKTMEETMARVPLLKKIVDHYSGPDRVTTKKRQEELDRVAKTLPESAPSSVEQFTNRSVISLQVWNCKY from the exons ATGAGTGGTCGTGCTGGTCGACGAGGCATTGATGAACGTGGAATATGTATCCTCATGGTTGATGAGAAGATGGAGCCTTCTACTGCTAAAAATATGGTTAAAGGGGTAGCTGATAGTCTAAACAG TGGTTTCCGTGAAAGTCTGGACCAACTAATACAGTCATATGTGGAAAGGCAAGGTCGTGCACCAATTGACTGGGATTTGCATCAAAAGTTACCAACACCAACTCCTGCATCGAAACTTGATTGG ATTGAATTTGAGCCAGAATATTTGGTGGAGTTTGATAATCCAGATATTGATGAGAAGGAACCAATTCCACTACGGGATGCACTTGAGAAGGCGAAACCATTCTTGATGTCATATGAGGGGATTCAAAGTCAGGAAGTGTGGGAG AAAACAATGGAAGAGACAATGGCGCGAGTTCCATTGTTGAAAAAGATTGTTGATCACTACAGTGGACCTGATAGGGTAACTACAAAGAAGCGACAAGAAGAATTAGACAGAGTTGCTAAAACTCTTCCTGAAAGTGCACCATCTTCAGTAGAACAATTTACTAATCGTTCTGTTATTTCTCTTCAGGTTTGGAACTGTAAATATTGA
- the LOC114420335 gene encoding uncharacterized protein LOC114420335 — protein MKRSERSTKRDPSYWEYVDAYHSVQNSNTSVRPSASSFALPKPARMIPMLDQFPPFMHGFIEDVVDVKADGNCGYRSVSTLLGMGEECWAMMRNELIKELGKWSQDYIKIFGGTKRYEQLRLSLHVDGLSKVSMDKWMDITDMGYVIASRYNVILVSLSRQQSFTFFPLRSRPSADSAAHRIICVGHVYGSHFVQVFLKDRCPLPPMVLLWSSNAYPEAKQWPTAYVGRMQQYLSLMTINTTHVDLTGH, from the exons ATGAAAAGAAGCGAAAGATCGACAAAGCGTGATCCATCttattgggagtatgttgatgcttatcATTCGGTTCAAAACAGCAACACCTCAGTCAGACCCAGTGCATCATCTTTTGCACTACCGAAGCCAGCAAGGATGATCcccatgttggatcaatttcctCCATTTATGCATGGTTTCATTGAGGATGTTGTTGATGTGAAAGCGGATGGTAATTGTGGATATCGATCAGTTTCCACTTTGTTAGGTATGGGAGAAGAGTGTTGGGCCATGATgcgtaatgaattgattaaagaacttggcaaatgGTCGCAAGACTACATAAAGATCTTTGGTGGCACGAAGAGATATGAACAGCTGAGGTTGTCCCTACACGTGGATGGGTTATCCAAG GTTAGTATGGACAaatggatggatataacggatATGGGATATGTAATTGCGTCAAGatataatgtaatccttgtatcaTTGTCACGACAACAGAGCTTCACATTTTTTCCTCTCAGAAGTCGACCATCGGCCGATTCTGCTGCGCACCGCATAATATGTGTCGGCCATGTGTATGGcagtcattttgttcag GTTTTTCTGAAAGATCGTTGTCCCTTACCGCCTATGGTGttgttgtggtcaagcaatGCGTATCCGGAGGCAAAACAATGGCCAACTGCATATGTAGGTAGAATGCAGCAATACTTAAGCCTAATGACAATTAATACAACGCATGTAGACCTAACCGGACACTGA
- the LOC114420336 gene encoding protein FAR1-RELATED SEQUENCE 5-like, which translates to MRSDTYTGSRGRTSFVLIGYERSGKYKGRKKKIVRRDTGTRKCGCPFKIRGKPVHGGEGWAVKLICGIHNHELAKTLVGNPYAGRLTDDDKNIIVDMTKSNVKPRNILLTLKEHNSSSCTTIKQIYNARSAYRSSIRGDDSEMQHLMRLLERDQYIHWHRLKDEDVVRDLFWCHPDAVKLCNACHLIFLIDSTYKTNRYMLSLLDIVGVTPIGMTFSAGFAYLEGERVNNLVSRRQECEGKV; encoded by the exons ATGAGGTCTGATACATATACTGGCAGCAGAGGAAGAActtcatttgtcttaattgggtATGAAAGGAGCGGTAAGTACAAGggtaggaagaaaaaaattgttagaagAGACACAGGTACTAGAAAATGTGGTTGTCCATTTAAGATTCGTGGAAAACCAGTGCATGGAGGTGAAGGTTGGGCGGTGAAGCTGATATGTGGGATTCACAACCATGAATTGGCGAAGACCTTAGTTGGAAATCCATATGCTGGGAGATTGACAGATGATGATAAGAATATCATTGTTGATATGACGAAGTCGAAtgtgaaaccaagaaacattttgctaacgttgaaggagcacaacaGCAGCAGTTGcaccacaatcaaacaaatctacaatgcaagaagtgcataccgTTCTTCAATCAGAGGAGATGACAGTGAAATGCAACACCTAATGAGACTCCTTGAACGTGAccaatatattcattggcatagattgaaggatgaagatgtGGTGCGTGatttgttttggtgtcacccagatgctgTTAAGTTATGTAACGCATGTCATCTTATTTTTttgatagacagtacctacaaaacaaataggtacatGCTCTCATTGCTTGACATTGTGGGGGTGACACCAATCGGGATGACtttctctgctgggtttgcatatctggagggtgaGCGCGTGAACAATCTT gtttcacgtagacaagaatgtgaaggcaaagtGTGA